The following proteins are co-located in the Dromiciops gliroides isolate mDroGli1 chromosome 2, mDroGli1.pri, whole genome shotgun sequence genome:
- the ZC2HC1C gene encoding zinc finger C2HC domain-containing protein 1C, giving the protein MARLQLAPCPHVDIMFPFNKMEASELHSSRQTRYEKSSSTHQSRLEHLKNNFQQKLLRDKEEKLETSCTHNRQNTFTKAHSYPSSHSAENSQRDSGSNQQGPGSGDFYSVRAHTWHTKTDNQENTMPFTKKRAGVDRAYPLKPVFHRKSLSATHIGMDSGNFSLKPSEAKEVSPSHFSLQNRGNSSSAKMLLAPLQGVQPPKFLSNPDRTELIQIQKLEAAGVSLEEEIRRKETLLREKLKKTEEELRRIQKEKEQVEEEEEKKEQQRKTFPRRRVTGSSSSISKLIFSPEFRSEEVFNSYSRGDKTWEQSQENSSPSSVCSQFINHRVQRLKKERLVASNNKIRDQISVSSPELFPQHQQDPGNSLLKSPSYSSSQLSVSSGSSSSTEEPELGECSYCGRKFLLPRLEKHTNVCSRTQGSKRKVFDSSKARAKGTELEQYLTWKGPTLAKPEPPKKSNWRQKHESFIRTLRQAREVQQVIARGGNPSDLPPMPPAENPDYIQCPHCSRHFAPKVADRHIPKCKTIKNRPPPPRKRCC; this is encoded by the exons ATGGCTCGCCTCCAGTTGGCTCCATGTCCACACGTGGACATCATGTTTCCTTTTAACAAAATGGAAGCTTCGGAACTCCATTCAAGTAGGCAAACCCGTTATGAAAAAAGCAGCTCTACCCATCAGTCTCGACTGGAGCACCTGAAAAACAACTTCCAGCAGAAGCTTCtaagagacaaagaagagaagCTGGAGACTAGCTGTACTCACAACAGGCAGAACACCTTTACTAAAGCCCATAGCTATCCCTCTTCTCATTCTGCAGAAAACAGCCAGCGAGATTCAGGAAGCAATCAGCAGGGTCCAGGAAGTGGGGATTTTTATTCAGTCAGGGCCCATACATGGCACACCAAAACAGATAACCAAGAAAACACAATGCCCTTCACAAAGAAGAGAGCTGGTGTGGACCGTGCTTATCCCCTCAAACCAGTGTTTCACCGAAAATCGTTGAGTGCTACTCACATTGGGATGGACTCCGGAAACTTCTCCCTGAAACCATCTGAAGCAAAAGAGGTCTCACCCAGCCACTTCAGCTTACAGAATCGAGGGAATTCATCTTCAGCCAAGATGCTGCTTGCTCCCCTACAAGGGGTTCAGCCCCCAAAATTCTTGTCAAATCCTGACAGAACTGAGTTAATTCAGATTCAAAAACTGGAGGCAGCAGGTGTGAGCTTAGAGGAAGAAATTCGGAGAAAAGAAACTCTACTAAGGGAAAAGTTGAAGAAGACGGAGGAAGAACTTAGAAGgatccaaaaagaaaaggaacaggtagaagaagaagaagaaaaaaaagagcaacaGAGAAAAACATTTCCTAGGAGAAGAGTCacaggtagcagcagcagcatttccAAACTCATCTTCTCACCAGAATTCAGGTCTGAAGAGGTCTTCAACAGTTATAGCAGAGGTGATAAAACATGGGAACAGTCCCAAGAGAATTCTAGTCCATCCTCAGTATGTTCCCAGTTCATCAATCATAGAGTACAAAGACTCAAAAAGGAAAGATTAGTGGCAAGTAACAATAAAATTCGAGACCAAATTTCAGTATCATCCCCTGAGCTGTTTCCACAACACCAACAAGATCCTGGCAATTCTTTGCTCAAATCCCCCAGTTATAGTTCATCTCAGTTATCAGTCTCCTCAGGTTCCAGCTCTTCAACTGAAGAACCAGAACTTGGAGAGTGCAGCTATTGTGGACGAAAGTTTCTCTTGCCAAGGCTAGAGAAACACACAAATGTCTGTAGCAGGACCCAGGGTTCCAAGAGGAAAGTGTTTGACTCGTCCAAGGCCCGGGCTAAGGGCACAGAACTAGAACAATACCTGACCTGGAAAGGCCCAACTTTAGCCAAG CCAGAGCCACCAAAGAAGAGTAACTGGCGACAAAAACATGAATCTTTCATTCGAACTCTCCGTCAGGCCCGTGAAGTACAGCAGGTAATCGCCCGGGGCGGAAATCCCTCAGACTTGCCTCCCATGCCACCTGCAGAAAACCCAGACTATATCCAGTGTCCCCATTGCAGCCGCCACTTTGCCCCTAAGGTGGCTGACAGGCACATTCCAAAATGTAAGACCATCAAGAATCGCCCTCCTCCCCCACGGAAGCGCTGCTGTTGA